A DNA window from Macadamia integrifolia cultivar HAES 741 chromosome 4, SCU_Mint_v3, whole genome shotgun sequence contains the following coding sequences:
- the LOC122075309 gene encoding UDP-N-acetylmuramate--L-alanine ligase-like isoform X2, producing the protein MEIPALSASNNFVHVPVKSTQKLPSGALNLYYLLNFRRRGGTERFNSYATTQGENRVSVSANHSPNRTQPMSNDSNPKNQNGKGWVHFVGIGGCGLSALAMLALKQGMEVSGSDILWSSFTDGLQEAGARLYLGHSESNIHRKDGTGLPNAIVVSSAIPPDNVEILYKRDYWLGKVTEHHDLIAVSGTHGKSTTASMLAYVLSAMGEDLTAIVGADVPQFQGGNMIAGCGQNFVLEADEYDGCFLGLSPYIAVITNVEWEHVDIFQDEEAVVNTFRRFLKKIRLGGHLILCGDSECAYSLLRNTRQGFLSDQALWMQSSQLTHVGYRLSTYGISDFNEWHASSICPNSQGGSDYVLYHRGCPVGDISLQLPGVHNVLNSLAVIATIKALVSDQKLTEDALNCLGLHLNNFMGVSRRFQIIGKINGCQIYDDYAHHPTEVHAVLQAARQKFPSMALWVIFQPHTFSRLAAFMKDFASAFSDADRVVITEIYAAREINTWNVTGADLASSIIKPSAKYIPSLEDVVEKLALEIFINPNREVVVLTLGAGDVTTIGPRILQVLQEKSVDTSQPNS; encoded by the exons ATGGAAATTCCCGCGCTATCTGCATCGAATAATTTCGTGCACGTTCCGGTGAAATCTACTCAGAAACTTCCTTCCGGCGCTCTAAACCTCTACTATCTGCTAAATTTCCGTCGCAGAGGCGGAACCGAGCGTTTCAACTCATACGCTACGACGCAGGGAGAGAACAGAGTCTCAGTCTCTGCTAATCATTCACCGAATAGGACTCAACCTATGTCCAACGACTCCAACCCCAAGAATCAGAACGGCAAGGGTTGGGTTCACTTCGTCGGCATCGGAGGCTGTGGTTTATCCGCTCTCGCTATGCTTGCGCTCAAACAA GGCATGGAGGTCAGTGGCTCTGATATTTTATGGAGCAGCTTCACGGACGGATTGCAAGAAGCTGGCGCTCGCTTGTATTTAGGTCACTCGGAATCCAATATCCATAGGAAAGATGGAACAGGCCTGCCGAATGCGATCGTTGTCTCCAGCGCCATTCCACCAGACAATGTGGAGATTTT GTACAAGAGAGATTATTGGTTAGGAAAGGTGACGGAACATCATGATCTTATTGCTGTTAGTGGTACCCATG GCAAGAGTACAACTGCTAGTATGCTGGCATATGTTTTGAGTGCAATGGGAGAGGATCTAACTGCTATAGTTGGAGCAGATGTTCCTCAG TTTCAAGGAGGAAATATGATTGCAGGCTGTGGGCAGAATTTTGTCTTGGAG GCTGATGAATATGATGGATGTTTTCTGGGATTATCTCCTTACATTGCGGTGATAACAAATGTGGAATGGGAGCATGTTGACATCTTTCAAGATGAG GAAGCAGTGGTAAATACATTCAGGAGGTTTTTGAAGAAGATCAGGCTGGGTGGGCATCTCATTTTATGTGGGGATAG TGAATGTGCATATTCCTTGTTGCGTAACACAAGGCAAGGATTTTTATCAGACCAGGCTCTGTGGATGCAAAGCTCACAGCTAACTCATGTTGGCTACAGACTATCTACTTATGGAATTTCAGATTTCAATGAATGGCATGCATCCTCAATTTGTCCAAATTCACAAGGGGGTAGTGATTATGTACTT TATCATAGGGGGTGTCCAGTGGGAGACATCAGCCTACAACTACCTGGAGTTCATAACGTACTCAATTCATTAGCC GTTATAGCTACAATAAAAGCACTGGTTAGCGATCAAAAGCTTACTGAAGATGCACTAAACTGTCTGGGGTTGCACTTGAACAACTTCATGGGTGTTTCAAGACGATTTCAGATTATTGGTAAGATAAATGGGTGCCAAATTTATGATGACTATGCACACCATCCTACTGAAGTTCATGCAGTTCTTCAAGCGGCCCGTCAAAAGTTCCCGTCTATGGCTTTATGGGTGATATTTCAGCCACATACTTTCAG CCGTCTAGCAGCATTCATGAAGGATTTTGCATCTGCATTCAGTGATGCAGATCGAGTAGTGATTACAGAG ATATATGCTGCTAGAGAAATAAACACTTGGAATGTTACTGGAGCAGATCTAGCTAGTTCTATTATCAAACCATCAGCCAAGTACATCCCTTCTCTG GAGGATGTAGTAGAAAAGCTGGCGCTTGAGATATTCATCAATCCCAATCGAGAAGTTGTCGTGTTAACTCTCGGTGCAG GTGATGTTACAACCATAGGCCCAAGGATACTCCAGGTATTGCAAGAGAAATCAGTGGATACATCTCAGCCAAATTCTTGA
- the LOC122075309 gene encoding UDP-N-acetylmuramate--L-alanine ligase-like isoform X4 produces the protein MEIPALSASNNFVHVPVKSTQKLPSGALNLYYLLNFRRRGGTERFNSYATTQGENRVSVSANHSPNRTQPMSNDSNPKNQNGKGWVHFVGIGGCGLSALAMLALKQGMEVSGSDILWSSFTDGLQEAGARLYLGHSESNIHRKDGTGLPNAIVVSSAIPPDNVEILYAKSVGVPVYKRDYWLGKVTEHHDLIAVSGTHGKSTTASMLAYVLSAMGEDLTAIVGADVPQADEYDGCFLGLSPYIAVITNVEWEHVDIFQDEEAVVNTFRRFLKKIRLGGHLILCGDSECAYSLLRNTRQGFLSDQALWMQSSQLTHVGYRLSTYGISDFNEWHASSICPNSQGGSDYVLYHRGCPVGDISLQLPGVHNVLNSLAVIATIKALVSDQKLTEDALNCLGLHLNNFMGVSRRFQIIGKINGCQIYDDYAHHPTEVHAVLQAARQKFPSMALWVIFQPHTFSRLAAFMKDFASAFSDADRVVITEIYAAREINTWNVTGADLASSIIKPSAKYIPSLEDVVEKLALEIFINPNREVVVLTLGAGDVTTIGPRILQVLQEKSVDTSQPNS, from the exons ATGGAAATTCCCGCGCTATCTGCATCGAATAATTTCGTGCACGTTCCGGTGAAATCTACTCAGAAACTTCCTTCCGGCGCTCTAAACCTCTACTATCTGCTAAATTTCCGTCGCAGAGGCGGAACCGAGCGTTTCAACTCATACGCTACGACGCAGGGAGAGAACAGAGTCTCAGTCTCTGCTAATCATTCACCGAATAGGACTCAACCTATGTCCAACGACTCCAACCCCAAGAATCAGAACGGCAAGGGTTGGGTTCACTTCGTCGGCATCGGAGGCTGTGGTTTATCCGCTCTCGCTATGCTTGCGCTCAAACAA GGCATGGAGGTCAGTGGCTCTGATATTTTATGGAGCAGCTTCACGGACGGATTGCAAGAAGCTGGCGCTCGCTTGTATTTAGGTCACTCGGAATCCAATATCCATAGGAAAGATGGAACAGGCCTGCCGAATGCGATCGTTGTCTCCAGCGCCATTCCACCAGACAATGTGGAGATTTTGTATGCTAAATCTGTTGGAGTACCCGT GTACAAGAGAGATTATTGGTTAGGAAAGGTGACGGAACATCATGATCTTATTGCTGTTAGTGGTACCCATG GCAAGAGTACAACTGCTAGTATGCTGGCATATGTTTTGAGTGCAATGGGAGAGGATCTAACTGCTATAGTTGGAGCAGATGTTCCTCAG GCTGATGAATATGATGGATGTTTTCTGGGATTATCTCCTTACATTGCGGTGATAACAAATGTGGAATGGGAGCATGTTGACATCTTTCAAGATGAG GAAGCAGTGGTAAATACATTCAGGAGGTTTTTGAAGAAGATCAGGCTGGGTGGGCATCTCATTTTATGTGGGGATAG TGAATGTGCATATTCCTTGTTGCGTAACACAAGGCAAGGATTTTTATCAGACCAGGCTCTGTGGATGCAAAGCTCACAGCTAACTCATGTTGGCTACAGACTATCTACTTATGGAATTTCAGATTTCAATGAATGGCATGCATCCTCAATTTGTCCAAATTCACAAGGGGGTAGTGATTATGTACTT TATCATAGGGGGTGTCCAGTGGGAGACATCAGCCTACAACTACCTGGAGTTCATAACGTACTCAATTCATTAGCC GTTATAGCTACAATAAAAGCACTGGTTAGCGATCAAAAGCTTACTGAAGATGCACTAAACTGTCTGGGGTTGCACTTGAACAACTTCATGGGTGTTTCAAGACGATTTCAGATTATTGGTAAGATAAATGGGTGCCAAATTTATGATGACTATGCACACCATCCTACTGAAGTTCATGCAGTTCTTCAAGCGGCCCGTCAAAAGTTCCCGTCTATGGCTTTATGGGTGATATTTCAGCCACATACTTTCAG CCGTCTAGCAGCATTCATGAAGGATTTTGCATCTGCATTCAGTGATGCAGATCGAGTAGTGATTACAGAG ATATATGCTGCTAGAGAAATAAACACTTGGAATGTTACTGGAGCAGATCTAGCTAGTTCTATTATCAAACCATCAGCCAAGTACATCCCTTCTCTG GAGGATGTAGTAGAAAAGCTGGCGCTTGAGATATTCATCAATCCCAATCGAGAAGTTGTCGTGTTAACTCTCGGTGCAG GTGATGTTACAACCATAGGCCCAAGGATACTCCAGGTATTGCAAGAGAAATCAGTGGATACATCTCAGCCAAATTCTTGA
- the LOC122075309 gene encoding UDP-N-acetylmuramate--L-alanine ligase-like isoform X1, with product MEIPALSASNNFVHVPVKSTQKLPSGALNLYYLLNFRRRGGTERFNSYATTQGENRVSVSANHSPNRTQPMSNDSNPKNQNGKGWVHFVGIGGCGLSALAMLALKQGMEVSGSDILWSSFTDGLQEAGARLYLGHSESNIHRKDGTGLPNAIVVSSAIPPDNVEILYAKSVGVPVYKRDYWLGKVTEHHDLIAVSGTHGKSTTASMLAYVLSAMGEDLTAIVGADVPQFQGGNMIAGCGQNFVLEADEYDGCFLGLSPYIAVITNVEWEHVDIFQDEEAVVNTFRRFLKKIRLGGHLILCGDSECAYSLLRNTRQGFLSDQALWMQSSQLTHVGYRLSTYGISDFNEWHASSICPNSQGGSDYVLYHRGCPVGDISLQLPGVHNVLNSLAVIATIKALVSDQKLTEDALNCLGLHLNNFMGVSRRFQIIGKINGCQIYDDYAHHPTEVHAVLQAARQKFPSMALWVIFQPHTFSRLAAFMKDFASAFSDADRVVITEIYAAREINTWNVTGADLASSIIKPSAKYIPSLEDVVEKLALEIFINPNREVVVLTLGAGDVTTIGPRILQVLQEKSVDTSQPNS from the exons ATGGAAATTCCCGCGCTATCTGCATCGAATAATTTCGTGCACGTTCCGGTGAAATCTACTCAGAAACTTCCTTCCGGCGCTCTAAACCTCTACTATCTGCTAAATTTCCGTCGCAGAGGCGGAACCGAGCGTTTCAACTCATACGCTACGACGCAGGGAGAGAACAGAGTCTCAGTCTCTGCTAATCATTCACCGAATAGGACTCAACCTATGTCCAACGACTCCAACCCCAAGAATCAGAACGGCAAGGGTTGGGTTCACTTCGTCGGCATCGGAGGCTGTGGTTTATCCGCTCTCGCTATGCTTGCGCTCAAACAA GGCATGGAGGTCAGTGGCTCTGATATTTTATGGAGCAGCTTCACGGACGGATTGCAAGAAGCTGGCGCTCGCTTGTATTTAGGTCACTCGGAATCCAATATCCATAGGAAAGATGGAACAGGCCTGCCGAATGCGATCGTTGTCTCCAGCGCCATTCCACCAGACAATGTGGAGATTTTGTATGCTAAATCTGTTGGAGTACCCGT GTACAAGAGAGATTATTGGTTAGGAAAGGTGACGGAACATCATGATCTTATTGCTGTTAGTGGTACCCATG GCAAGAGTACAACTGCTAGTATGCTGGCATATGTTTTGAGTGCAATGGGAGAGGATCTAACTGCTATAGTTGGAGCAGATGTTCCTCAG TTTCAAGGAGGAAATATGATTGCAGGCTGTGGGCAGAATTTTGTCTTGGAG GCTGATGAATATGATGGATGTTTTCTGGGATTATCTCCTTACATTGCGGTGATAACAAATGTGGAATGGGAGCATGTTGACATCTTTCAAGATGAG GAAGCAGTGGTAAATACATTCAGGAGGTTTTTGAAGAAGATCAGGCTGGGTGGGCATCTCATTTTATGTGGGGATAG TGAATGTGCATATTCCTTGTTGCGTAACACAAGGCAAGGATTTTTATCAGACCAGGCTCTGTGGATGCAAAGCTCACAGCTAACTCATGTTGGCTACAGACTATCTACTTATGGAATTTCAGATTTCAATGAATGGCATGCATCCTCAATTTGTCCAAATTCACAAGGGGGTAGTGATTATGTACTT TATCATAGGGGGTGTCCAGTGGGAGACATCAGCCTACAACTACCTGGAGTTCATAACGTACTCAATTCATTAGCC GTTATAGCTACAATAAAAGCACTGGTTAGCGATCAAAAGCTTACTGAAGATGCACTAAACTGTCTGGGGTTGCACTTGAACAACTTCATGGGTGTTTCAAGACGATTTCAGATTATTGGTAAGATAAATGGGTGCCAAATTTATGATGACTATGCACACCATCCTACTGAAGTTCATGCAGTTCTTCAAGCGGCCCGTCAAAAGTTCCCGTCTATGGCTTTATGGGTGATATTTCAGCCACATACTTTCAG CCGTCTAGCAGCATTCATGAAGGATTTTGCATCTGCATTCAGTGATGCAGATCGAGTAGTGATTACAGAG ATATATGCTGCTAGAGAAATAAACACTTGGAATGTTACTGGAGCAGATCTAGCTAGTTCTATTATCAAACCATCAGCCAAGTACATCCCTTCTCTG GAGGATGTAGTAGAAAAGCTGGCGCTTGAGATATTCATCAATCCCAATCGAGAAGTTGTCGTGTTAACTCTCGGTGCAG GTGATGTTACAACCATAGGCCCAAGGATACTCCAGGTATTGCAAGAGAAATCAGTGGATACATCTCAGCCAAATTCTTGA
- the LOC122075309 gene encoding UDP-N-acetylmuramate--L-alanine ligase-like isoform X5, with protein sequence MEIPALSASNNFVHVPVKSTQKLPSGALNLYYLLNFRRRGGTERFNSYATTQGENRVSVSANHSPNRTQPMSNDSNPKNQNGKGWVHFVGIGGCGLSALAMLALKQGMEVSGSDILWSSFTDGLQEAGARLYLGHSESNIHRKDGTGLPNAIVVSSAIPPDNVEILYAKSVGVPVYKRDYWLGKVTEHHDLIAVSGTHGKSTTASMLAYVLSAMGEDLTAIVGADVPQFQGGNMIAGCGQNFVLEADEYDGCFLGLSPYIAVITNVEWEHVDIFQDEEAVVNTFRRFLKKIRLGGHLILCGDSECAYSLLRNTRQGFLSDQALWMQSSQLTHVGYRLSTYGISDFNEWHASSICPNSQGGSDYVLYHRGCPVGDISLQLPGVHNVLNSLAVIATIKALVSDQKLTEDALNCLGLHLNNFMGVSRRFQIIGKINGCQIYDDYAHHPTEVHAVLQAARQKFPSMALWVIFQPHTFSRLAAFMKDFASAFSDADRVVITEIYAAREINTWNVTGADLASSIIKPSAKYIPSLLPRHPVEWKNYSMEK encoded by the exons ATGGAAATTCCCGCGCTATCTGCATCGAATAATTTCGTGCACGTTCCGGTGAAATCTACTCAGAAACTTCCTTCCGGCGCTCTAAACCTCTACTATCTGCTAAATTTCCGTCGCAGAGGCGGAACCGAGCGTTTCAACTCATACGCTACGACGCAGGGAGAGAACAGAGTCTCAGTCTCTGCTAATCATTCACCGAATAGGACTCAACCTATGTCCAACGACTCCAACCCCAAGAATCAGAACGGCAAGGGTTGGGTTCACTTCGTCGGCATCGGAGGCTGTGGTTTATCCGCTCTCGCTATGCTTGCGCTCAAACAA GGCATGGAGGTCAGTGGCTCTGATATTTTATGGAGCAGCTTCACGGACGGATTGCAAGAAGCTGGCGCTCGCTTGTATTTAGGTCACTCGGAATCCAATATCCATAGGAAAGATGGAACAGGCCTGCCGAATGCGATCGTTGTCTCCAGCGCCATTCCACCAGACAATGTGGAGATTTTGTATGCTAAATCTGTTGGAGTACCCGT GTACAAGAGAGATTATTGGTTAGGAAAGGTGACGGAACATCATGATCTTATTGCTGTTAGTGGTACCCATG GCAAGAGTACAACTGCTAGTATGCTGGCATATGTTTTGAGTGCAATGGGAGAGGATCTAACTGCTATAGTTGGAGCAGATGTTCCTCAG TTTCAAGGAGGAAATATGATTGCAGGCTGTGGGCAGAATTTTGTCTTGGAG GCTGATGAATATGATGGATGTTTTCTGGGATTATCTCCTTACATTGCGGTGATAACAAATGTGGAATGGGAGCATGTTGACATCTTTCAAGATGAG GAAGCAGTGGTAAATACATTCAGGAGGTTTTTGAAGAAGATCAGGCTGGGTGGGCATCTCATTTTATGTGGGGATAG TGAATGTGCATATTCCTTGTTGCGTAACACAAGGCAAGGATTTTTATCAGACCAGGCTCTGTGGATGCAAAGCTCACAGCTAACTCATGTTGGCTACAGACTATCTACTTATGGAATTTCAGATTTCAATGAATGGCATGCATCCTCAATTTGTCCAAATTCACAAGGGGGTAGTGATTATGTACTT TATCATAGGGGGTGTCCAGTGGGAGACATCAGCCTACAACTACCTGGAGTTCATAACGTACTCAATTCATTAGCC GTTATAGCTACAATAAAAGCACTGGTTAGCGATCAAAAGCTTACTGAAGATGCACTAAACTGTCTGGGGTTGCACTTGAACAACTTCATGGGTGTTTCAAGACGATTTCAGATTATTGGTAAGATAAATGGGTGCCAAATTTATGATGACTATGCACACCATCCTACTGAAGTTCATGCAGTTCTTCAAGCGGCCCGTCAAAAGTTCCCGTCTATGGCTTTATGGGTGATATTTCAGCCACATACTTTCAG CCGTCTAGCAGCATTCATGAAGGATTTTGCATCTGCATTCAGTGATGCAGATCGAGTAGTGATTACAGAG ATATATGCTGCTAGAGAAATAAACACTTGGAATGTTACTGGAGCAGATCTAGCTAGTTCTATTATCAAACCATCAGCCAAGTACATCCCTTCTCTG CTACCAAGACACCCAGTTGAATGGAAGAATTACTCAATGGAAAAGTAA
- the LOC122075309 gene encoding UDP-N-acetylmuramate--L-alanine ligase-like isoform X3 — translation MEIPALSASNNFVHVPVKSTQKLPSGALNLYYLLNFRRRGGTERFNSYATTQGENRVSVSANHSPNRTQPMSNDSNPKNQNGKGWVHFVGIGGCGLSALAMLALKQGMEVSGSDILWSSFTDGLQEAGARLYLGHSESNIHRKDGTGLPNAIVVSSAIPPDNVEILYAKSVGVPVYKRDYWLGKVTEHHDLIAVSGTHGKSTTASMLAYVLSAMGEDLTAIVGADVPQFQGGNMIAGCGQNFVLEADEYDGCFLGLSPYIAVITNVEWEHVDIFQDEEAVVNTFRRFLKKIRLGGHLILCGDSECAYSLLRNTRQGFLSDQALWMQSSQLTHVGYRLSTYGISDFNEWHASSICPNSQGGSDYVLYHRGCPVGDISLQLPGVHNVLNSLAVIATIKALVSDQKLTEDALNCLGLHLNNFMGVSRRFQIIGKINGCQIYDDYAHHPTEVHAVLQAARQKFPSMALWVIFQPHTFSRLAAFMKDFASAFSDADRVVITEIYAAREINTWNVTGADLASSIIKPSAKYIPSLEDVVEKLALEIFINPNREVVVLTLGAGFQASLMVMLQP, via the exons ATGGAAATTCCCGCGCTATCTGCATCGAATAATTTCGTGCACGTTCCGGTGAAATCTACTCAGAAACTTCCTTCCGGCGCTCTAAACCTCTACTATCTGCTAAATTTCCGTCGCAGAGGCGGAACCGAGCGTTTCAACTCATACGCTACGACGCAGGGAGAGAACAGAGTCTCAGTCTCTGCTAATCATTCACCGAATAGGACTCAACCTATGTCCAACGACTCCAACCCCAAGAATCAGAACGGCAAGGGTTGGGTTCACTTCGTCGGCATCGGAGGCTGTGGTTTATCCGCTCTCGCTATGCTTGCGCTCAAACAA GGCATGGAGGTCAGTGGCTCTGATATTTTATGGAGCAGCTTCACGGACGGATTGCAAGAAGCTGGCGCTCGCTTGTATTTAGGTCACTCGGAATCCAATATCCATAGGAAAGATGGAACAGGCCTGCCGAATGCGATCGTTGTCTCCAGCGCCATTCCACCAGACAATGTGGAGATTTTGTATGCTAAATCTGTTGGAGTACCCGT GTACAAGAGAGATTATTGGTTAGGAAAGGTGACGGAACATCATGATCTTATTGCTGTTAGTGGTACCCATG GCAAGAGTACAACTGCTAGTATGCTGGCATATGTTTTGAGTGCAATGGGAGAGGATCTAACTGCTATAGTTGGAGCAGATGTTCCTCAG TTTCAAGGAGGAAATATGATTGCAGGCTGTGGGCAGAATTTTGTCTTGGAG GCTGATGAATATGATGGATGTTTTCTGGGATTATCTCCTTACATTGCGGTGATAACAAATGTGGAATGGGAGCATGTTGACATCTTTCAAGATGAG GAAGCAGTGGTAAATACATTCAGGAGGTTTTTGAAGAAGATCAGGCTGGGTGGGCATCTCATTTTATGTGGGGATAG TGAATGTGCATATTCCTTGTTGCGTAACACAAGGCAAGGATTTTTATCAGACCAGGCTCTGTGGATGCAAAGCTCACAGCTAACTCATGTTGGCTACAGACTATCTACTTATGGAATTTCAGATTTCAATGAATGGCATGCATCCTCAATTTGTCCAAATTCACAAGGGGGTAGTGATTATGTACTT TATCATAGGGGGTGTCCAGTGGGAGACATCAGCCTACAACTACCTGGAGTTCATAACGTACTCAATTCATTAGCC GTTATAGCTACAATAAAAGCACTGGTTAGCGATCAAAAGCTTACTGAAGATGCACTAAACTGTCTGGGGTTGCACTTGAACAACTTCATGGGTGTTTCAAGACGATTTCAGATTATTGGTAAGATAAATGGGTGCCAAATTTATGATGACTATGCACACCATCCTACTGAAGTTCATGCAGTTCTTCAAGCGGCCCGTCAAAAGTTCCCGTCTATGGCTTTATGGGTGATATTTCAGCCACATACTTTCAG CCGTCTAGCAGCATTCATGAAGGATTTTGCATCTGCATTCAGTGATGCAGATCGAGTAGTGATTACAGAG ATATATGCTGCTAGAGAAATAAACACTTGGAATGTTACTGGAGCAGATCTAGCTAGTTCTATTATCAAACCATCAGCCAAGTACATCCCTTCTCTG GAGGATGTAGTAGAAAAGCTGGCGCTTGAGATATTCATCAATCCCAATCGAGAAGTTGTCGTGTTAACTCTCGGTGCAGGTTTTCAAGCTTCACTGATG GTGATGTTACAACCATAG
- the LOC122075309 gene encoding UDP-N-acetylmuramate--L-alanine ligase-like isoform X6, with product MEIPALSASNNFVHVPVKSTQKLPSGALNLYYLLNFRRRGGTERFNSYATTQGENRVSVSANHSPNRTQPMSNDSNPKNQNGKGWVHFVGIGGCGLSALAMLALKQGMEVSGSDILWSSFTDGLQEAGARLYLGHSESNIHRKDGTGLPNAIVVSSAIPPDNVEILYAKSVGVPVYKRDYWLGKVTEHHDLIAVSGTHGKSTTASMLAYVLSAMGEDLTAIVGADVPQFQGGNMIAGCGQNFVLEADEYDGCFLGLSPYIAVITNVEWEHVDIFQDEEAVVNTFRRFLKKIRLGGHLILCGDSECAYSLLRNTRQGFLSDQALWMQSSQLTHVGYRLSTYGISDFNEWHASSICPNSQGGSDYVLYHRGCPVGDISLQLPGVHNVLNSLAVIATIKALVSDQKLTEDALNCLGLHLNNFMGVSRRFQIIGKINGCQIYDDYAHHPTEVHAVLQAARQKFPSMALWVIFQPHTFSRLAAFMKDFASAFSDADRVVITEIYAAREINTWNVTGADLASSIIKPSAKYIPSLRLSKCH from the exons ATGGAAATTCCCGCGCTATCTGCATCGAATAATTTCGTGCACGTTCCGGTGAAATCTACTCAGAAACTTCCTTCCGGCGCTCTAAACCTCTACTATCTGCTAAATTTCCGTCGCAGAGGCGGAACCGAGCGTTTCAACTCATACGCTACGACGCAGGGAGAGAACAGAGTCTCAGTCTCTGCTAATCATTCACCGAATAGGACTCAACCTATGTCCAACGACTCCAACCCCAAGAATCAGAACGGCAAGGGTTGGGTTCACTTCGTCGGCATCGGAGGCTGTGGTTTATCCGCTCTCGCTATGCTTGCGCTCAAACAA GGCATGGAGGTCAGTGGCTCTGATATTTTATGGAGCAGCTTCACGGACGGATTGCAAGAAGCTGGCGCTCGCTTGTATTTAGGTCACTCGGAATCCAATATCCATAGGAAAGATGGAACAGGCCTGCCGAATGCGATCGTTGTCTCCAGCGCCATTCCACCAGACAATGTGGAGATTTTGTATGCTAAATCTGTTGGAGTACCCGT GTACAAGAGAGATTATTGGTTAGGAAAGGTGACGGAACATCATGATCTTATTGCTGTTAGTGGTACCCATG GCAAGAGTACAACTGCTAGTATGCTGGCATATGTTTTGAGTGCAATGGGAGAGGATCTAACTGCTATAGTTGGAGCAGATGTTCCTCAG TTTCAAGGAGGAAATATGATTGCAGGCTGTGGGCAGAATTTTGTCTTGGAG GCTGATGAATATGATGGATGTTTTCTGGGATTATCTCCTTACATTGCGGTGATAACAAATGTGGAATGGGAGCATGTTGACATCTTTCAAGATGAG GAAGCAGTGGTAAATACATTCAGGAGGTTTTTGAAGAAGATCAGGCTGGGTGGGCATCTCATTTTATGTGGGGATAG TGAATGTGCATATTCCTTGTTGCGTAACACAAGGCAAGGATTTTTATCAGACCAGGCTCTGTGGATGCAAAGCTCACAGCTAACTCATGTTGGCTACAGACTATCTACTTATGGAATTTCAGATTTCAATGAATGGCATGCATCCTCAATTTGTCCAAATTCACAAGGGGGTAGTGATTATGTACTT TATCATAGGGGGTGTCCAGTGGGAGACATCAGCCTACAACTACCTGGAGTTCATAACGTACTCAATTCATTAGCC GTTATAGCTACAATAAAAGCACTGGTTAGCGATCAAAAGCTTACTGAAGATGCACTAAACTGTCTGGGGTTGCACTTGAACAACTTCATGGGTGTTTCAAGACGATTTCAGATTATTGGTAAGATAAATGGGTGCCAAATTTATGATGACTATGCACACCATCCTACTGAAGTTCATGCAGTTCTTCAAGCGGCCCGTCAAAAGTTCCCGTCTATGGCTTTATGGGTGATATTTCAGCCACATACTTTCAG CCGTCTAGCAGCATTCATGAAGGATTTTGCATCTGCATTCAGTGATGCAGATCGAGTAGTGATTACAGAG ATATATGCTGCTAGAGAAATAAACACTTGGAATGTTACTGGAGCAGATCTAGCTAGTTCTATTATCAAACCATCAGCCAAGTACATCCCTTCTCTG AGGTTATCCAAATGTCATTGA